In one window of Paraburkholderia phymatum STM815 DNA:
- a CDS encoding RidA family protein, whose product MAQSNVYDRLKELGIELPVAGAPAAAYVMSAQSGNTVYLSGHIAKKDGKVWAGKLGDNLSTEEGKAAARSIAIDLLATLHAHVGDLNRVTRVVKLMSLVNSTLDFTEQHIVTNGASELIADVFGECGKHARSAFGVAQIPLGACVEIELIAEVQ is encoded by the coding sequence ATGGCTCAATCGAATGTGTATGACAGGCTGAAGGAACTGGGCATCGAACTGCCCGTCGCGGGCGCGCCCGCGGCCGCTTACGTGATGAGCGCGCAAAGCGGCAACACGGTCTATCTGTCCGGCCACATCGCGAAGAAGGACGGCAAGGTGTGGGCAGGCAAGCTCGGCGACAACCTGAGCACGGAAGAAGGCAAGGCCGCCGCGCGCTCGATCGCGATCGATCTGCTCGCCACGCTCCACGCACATGTCGGCGACCTGAATCGCGTGACGCGGGTCGTCAAGCTGATGAGCCTCGTGAACTCGACGCTCGATTTCACGGAGCAGCACATCGTGACCAACGGCGCATCGGAACTGATCGCCGATGTGTTCGGCGAGTGCGGCAAGCACGCACGATCGGCATTCGGCGTCGCGCAGATTCCGCTCGGCGCATGCGTCGAGATCGAACTGATCGCCGAAGTTCAATAA